The Sediminispirochaeta smaragdinae DSM 11293 genome has a segment encoding these proteins:
- a CDS encoding glycoside hydrolase family 3 C-terminal domain-containing protein: MKNQEKLKKLTVEQKARLCIGMNFWMSQDYPEAEVESLFFSDGPHGLRQQDVQHADHLGLNESISSICFPTGSALACSWNRDTFAKVGDALGRMAKRAGIHMVLGPAINIKRSPLCGRNFEYLSEDPYLTGELATAFVKAMQENHVSACPKHFLANNQETRRKSINTIVDERTLREIYLPGFEKSVTEGKTMGLMTSYNKVNAVYPAESLEITRKILREEWAFTGTLVSDWGAIDQIVPSIKAGLTIQMPGNDGSTATKIIQAVSNGELSENELDSAVMTLLDTLEFTHGKARDTITEDECHAIALEAACDSIVLLKNEGNALPLSGCRIAVIGEMAKKPRYQGGGSSHVNPYKLTNSYDEMLKYSSAISYADGYHGDTSSEEVLKEAIGAASQADAAVVFVGLPASYETEALDRTSIEIPEDYNRLVEEVLAVANKTIVVLCNGSSIAFPWADRVDAILEVYLCGECSGEAIAKTLFGYNNPSGKLAESFVNRLEDTPAFLDFPGDGREVRYTEGVFVGYRYYDVKKIEMLYPFGHGLSYTDFTYSGLRLSSAKMSSNDTLSLSVMIKNTGNKAGAEVIQIYVQSPLGMVKRPIKELKGFEKVYLEIGEEKELEFLLPPRAFSYYERDLHDWYTPSGEYTIHVGSSSRDLRLSGTVFMHNEYSFIPRITRNSLLMDILPHPDLFEIFKTTYAKIKPYLPFGLHKAALDDKVSQALLKNMTFNSLAGYVGNHLSDEDIEILVKKMNQKLGATLSVTKERN; the protein is encoded by the coding sequence ATGAAGAACCAGGAAAAGCTAAAGAAACTGACTGTCGAACAGAAGGCCCGTCTCTGTATCGGTATGAATTTCTGGATGTCTCAGGATTATCCGGAAGCTGAAGTGGAATCACTGTTTTTCTCCGATGGTCCTCATGGACTGAGGCAACAGGATGTACAGCATGCTGACCACTTAGGACTCAATGAAAGCATTTCGAGCATTTGTTTCCCGACTGGCTCAGCTTTGGCTTGTTCCTGGAACAGAGATACTTTTGCGAAAGTCGGCGATGCACTGGGAAGAATGGCAAAGCGGGCTGGTATTCACATGGTATTAGGCCCCGCGATCAACATAAAACGCTCCCCGCTTTGCGGCAGAAATTTTGAATACCTTTCAGAGGACCCCTATCTTACAGGGGAACTTGCAACCGCTTTTGTAAAAGCCATGCAGGAGAACCATGTATCTGCGTGCCCAAAGCATTTCCTTGCCAACAATCAGGAAACCAGACGCAAGTCCATTAATACAATTGTTGATGAAAGGACCTTACGCGAAATCTACCTTCCGGGATTTGAGAAGAGTGTAACAGAAGGAAAGACTATGGGGCTTATGACCTCCTATAACAAGGTCAATGCTGTGTATCCTGCGGAAAGCCTTGAAATCACCAGGAAGATCCTCAGAGAAGAATGGGCTTTCACAGGAACGCTGGTATCTGATTGGGGAGCCATAGATCAGATCGTACCATCGATAAAAGCAGGACTGACGATACAGATGCCGGGAAACGATGGGAGCACAGCAACGAAAATCATTCAAGCAGTCAGTAACGGAGAACTTAGCGAAAACGAACTTGACTCAGCTGTCATGACCCTTTTGGACACGTTGGAATTTACACATGGGAAAGCACGGGATACCATTACCGAAGACGAATGTCATGCAATTGCTTTGGAAGCTGCCTGCGACTCGATAGTACTACTTAAAAACGAAGGGAACGCCTTGCCCCTTTCCGGCTGTAGGATTGCTGTTATCGGCGAAATGGCAAAAAAGCCCAGATATCAGGGCGGCGGAAGTTCCCATGTCAACCCGTACAAACTCACCAATAGCTATGATGAAATGTTGAAATACAGTTCGGCTATCTCCTATGCAGATGGGTATCATGGGGATACAAGCTCTGAAGAAGTGCTGAAAGAAGCTATCGGCGCTGCTTCACAAGCAGATGCGGCGGTGGTATTCGTCGGCCTTCCGGCAAGCTATGAAACAGAAGCTTTGGACAGAACTTCAATAGAGATACCGGAGGATTACAACCGGCTGGTAGAAGAAGTCTTAGCTGTAGCGAATAAAACAATAGTGGTTCTCTGCAATGGTTCTTCTATTGCCTTTCCATGGGCAGATAGGGTCGATGCAATCCTGGAAGTCTATCTATGCGGTGAATGCTCAGGAGAGGCCATAGCAAAGACATTGTTTGGATACAACAACCCAAGCGGTAAACTAGCTGAAAGCTTTGTAAACAGACTCGAAGACACGCCTGCATTTCTGGATTTTCCTGGAGATGGCAGAGAGGTTCGCTATACTGAGGGAGTATTCGTCGGTTACAGATACTATGATGTAAAAAAGATTGAGATGCTCTATCCCTTTGGACATGGACTCAGTTATACCGATTTCACCTACTCCGGACTAAGGCTCTCTTCAGCGAAGATGAGCAGCAACGATACTCTTTCTCTATCAGTAATGATCAAGAACACTGGCAATAAAGCAGGTGCTGAAGTTATACAGATCTACGTACAGTCTCCGCTTGGCATGGTAAAAAGACCAATAAAGGAACTTAAAGGTTTCGAAAAAGTATATCTTGAAATCGGGGAGGAAAAAGAACTGGAATTTCTGCTTCCTCCAAGAGCATTCAGCTACTATGAAAGGGATCTCCATGACTGGTACACACCATCAGGTGAATATACAATCCACGTTGGATCTTCCAGCAGGGATTTACGATTAAGCGGAACTGTATTCATGCACAATGAATATTCATTTATCCCTCGCATCACAAGAAATTCCCTGCTGATGGATATTCTTCCTCATCCTGATCTTTTTGAGATCTTCAAAACAACATATGCAAAGATCAAACCGTACTTGCCATTTGGACTACATAAAGCTGCTCTTGACGACAAGGTTAGTCAGGCATTACTGAAGAATATGACCTTCAATTCCCTTGCCGGATATGTAGGAAACCACCTCTCTGATGAAGATATTGAAATCCTCGTTAAGAAGATGAATCAAAAGCTTGGTGCAACACTTTCCGTTACGAAAGAACGGAATTAG
- a CDS encoding TOBE domain-containing protein, giving the protein MKLSARNQIRGNITQLRKGAVNSEIVIQLPGGEELVSVITNTSAERMNLEIGKEAYAIIKASNVMVGIDD; this is encoded by the coding sequence ATGAAGTTAAGTGCGAGGAATCAGATTCGAGGTAACATCACTCAATTGCGCAAAGGTGCAGTGAACTCTGAAATCGTCATACAATTGCCGGGAGGCGAGGAGTTGGTTTCAGTTATCACGAACACTTCTGCAGAAAGAATGAATCTTGAAATTGGCAAGGAAGCTTATGCCATAATAAAAGCTTCAAATGTAATGGTAGGTATTGACGACTGA
- a CDS encoding endo alpha-1,4 polygalactosaminidase — translation MNESDFPNTATFLSALQATNYDVLLIDLFFDGTEESELSASEVAALRAKANGGSRIVLAYMSIGEAEHYRYYRKGSWNDNKPVWLAGENSDLPGNYKVRYWSDDWKEIIYENDQSYLKKIIDAGFDGVYLDIIDAYEYFED, via the coding sequence TTGAATGAAAGTGATTTTCCGAATACGGCTACATTTTTAAGTGCTCTTCAGGCGACTAATTACGATGTTCTGCTTATCGATTTGTTTTTTGATGGGACAGAGGAAAGTGAGCTTTCTGCTTCTGAGGTGGCTGCATTAAGAGCGAAAGCGAATGGAGGAAGTAGAATCGTACTTGCATATATGAGCATAGGTGAGGCTGAGCACTATAGGTATTACCGGAAGGGTTCATGGAACGATAATAAGCCGGTTTGGCTGGCCGGAGAAAACTCTGACTTGCCTGGTAACTATAAAGTCCGTTATTGGTCAGATGACTGGAAAGAAATTATCTATGAAAATGATCAATCATACCTAAAGAAAATCATTGATGCGGGTTTTGATGGAGTCTACCTGGATATCATAGACGCCTATGAATACTTTGAAGATTGA
- a CDS encoding PEGA domain-containing protein: protein MKKTSLIILCCVLLVGLLSGCASIFHGTSQEITFETSPSGAKVFLDGDLVGTTPFSMKVKKNKYKSFRVELDGYQTIQREMSKEYDLIALLNIFWDLSTTDLLTGAAFEYSDNSYFIELQKK, encoded by the coding sequence GTGAAAAAAACAAGTCTTATCATTTTGTGTTGTGTATTGTTAGTAGGTTTGTTATCTGGGTGTGCAAGTATTTTTCATGGAACAAGTCAAGAAATTACTTTCGAGACATCTCCAAGTGGAGCTAAAGTTTTTCTTGATGGTGATCTTGTAGGTACTACCCCTTTCTCAATGAAAGTAAAAAAGAATAAGTATAAAAGCTTTCGTGTAGAGCTTGATGGCTATCAAACTATTCAGAGAGAAATGAGTAAAGAATACGATCTAATTGCACTTCTGAATATTTTTTGGGACCTTTCAACTACTGATTTACTCACAGGTGCTGCTTTTGAATATTCTGATAATTCATATTTTATTGAATTGCAAAAAAAGTAA
- a CDS encoding lipoprotein N-acyltransferase Lnb domain-containing protein, producing the protein MVSKKLYATFLVAFFIFLQQVYGDSDIIISRDLTRFIFRYYYILPYNDFLNSVINKMEEDFPGFDPSILFYSVKDYSSSGPGNLVRLLEKNIIQQGLQVREYTDTSPIEFRNDTDLYLLFISDTSSKAESSFGHISLLLKSASNIYFDTVITFLASDFTDYNTGKHSISKYLKGAFSEIDGEIVYYPFFDLLYKSIIEEGRMVICYRINISREEKKALVNSLWESIDNDYSYNFFTENCSTFIFDKLLNVSGRENMRLEFTPPVIVLRELCNNKLLEYDGAFYNKGISKTVAIEYDNKEKFDLSKSTYYRTSNFYYLKDGAAVEFCFFNFSRPFDGLLSQTANIFVGNITFDKVDSDLSISEIVPVEFYFRPSIYKSLGGLFDLSVNYNYTDDLFIRQKYGLFFDIGSFRFEGYYKYTSNHYSDDNFKFRLLFSNSAVDIFCIWDLRDHPYFKEIGGSFQVKNNMYVFANLQNDSYQLGITILW; encoded by the coding sequence ATGGTATCTAAGAAATTATACGCCACATTTCTTGTGGCGTTTTTTATTTTTTTACAACAAGTCTACGGGGATTCAGATATAATTATCTCTCGAGACCTCACAAGGTTTATTTTTAGATATTATTATATTTTACCGTATAATGATTTTTTAAATAGTGTTATTAATAAAATGGAAGAAGATTTCCCAGGATTTGATCCTTCTATTTTATTTTATTCAGTGAAAGATTATAGTAGTAGTGGTCCTGGAAACTTAGTCCGTCTATTAGAAAAAAACATAATTCAACAAGGTCTGCAAGTAAGGGAGTACACAGATACTTCCCCAATAGAATTTCGAAATGATACTGACCTGTATTTGCTTTTTATAAGTGATACAAGTAGTAAGGCTGAATCATCCTTTGGTCATATTTCATTATTACTAAAATCGGCATCAAATATCTATTTTGATACAGTAATCACTTTTTTAGCTAGTGACTTTACTGATTACAATACGGGAAAGCATAGTATTTCAAAGTATCTAAAAGGGGCTTTCTCAGAAATTGATGGAGAAATTGTATATTATCCTTTTTTTGATTTGCTGTATAAAAGTATAATTGAAGAAGGTAGAATGGTAATATGCTATCGGATAAATATTAGCAGGGAAGAAAAAAAAGCTCTTGTTAATAGCTTATGGGAGTCTATTGATAATGACTACTCGTACAATTTTTTCACAGAAAATTGTTCTACGTTTATATTTGACAAATTGCTAAATGTATCAGGAAGAGAAAATATGAGACTAGAATTTACTCCTCCTGTAATTGTTCTAAGAGAATTATGCAACAATAAACTACTTGAATATGATGGTGCTTTTTATAATAAAGGAATAAGTAAAACGGTAGCAATTGAATATGATAATAAAGAAAAATTCGACTTATCAAAAAGTACATACTATCGTACAAGTAATTTTTATTACCTAAAAGATGGCGCTGCCGTTGAATTTTGCTTTTTTAATTTTAGCCGACCTTTTGATGGCCTTCTCTCGCAAACTGCAAATATTTTTGTAGGGAATATAACTTTTGATAAAGTTGATTCTGACTTGTCAATATCAGAAATTGTTCCTGTGGAGTTTTATTTCCGACCATCGATCTATAAATCTCTGGGAGGATTATTTGACTTGTCAGTTAACTATAACTATACAGATGACTTATTCATTCGGCAAAAATATGGCTTATTCTTTGATATAGGTTCTTTTCGATTTGAAGGATATTATAAATATACTTCAAATCATTATTCCGATGATAATTTTAAGTTTCGTCTGTTATTTTCCAATTCTGCTGTAGATATTTTTTGTATTTGGGACTTACGTGATCATCCTTACTTCAAAGAGATAGGAGGTTCATTCCAGGTAAAAAACAACATGTATGTATTTGCGAATCTTCAAAATGATAGTTATCAGCTTGGTATTACTATTCTGTGGTAA
- a CDS encoding DMT family transporter has translation MKSKNSFLMTPIDWLLLISLSILWGGSFFFNRIAVTELPPFVIVTSRVSIGSVFLLFFVHVKKQKLPRSIGIWSQLIFMGLVNNVIPFSLIVWGQTSIASGLASILNATTPLFTILIAHLFTPDEKITIHKAIGLIVGFIGVFLVIGPTALSIADITPQLAVLTATCSYAIAGVFGRRFHTLGLDPLVTATGQVISSTAILVPITLLTNYSFLRQATTSLPVFGSLIGLGLFSTAIAYTIYFLLLSRVGATNLLLVTFLIPITAMVLGVAFFNERIVTRQVIGMLIVFTGIIASNRRCHHQE, from the coding sequence ATGAAATCGAAAAACAGTTTTTTGATGACCCCAATTGATTGGCTCCTTCTTATTTCCCTTTCTATCCTATGGGGTGGTTCTTTTTTCTTTAATCGAATCGCTGTCACAGAACTTCCTCCGTTCGTGATCGTCACGTCGCGTGTCAGTATCGGTTCCGTTTTCTTACTATTCTTCGTACATGTAAAGAAGCAAAAACTCCCACGATCTATAGGTATCTGGTCTCAATTGATTTTTATGGGACTTGTAAACAACGTGATCCCTTTCAGCCTTATTGTCTGGGGACAAACTTCAATTGCCAGCGGTCTTGCTTCTATCCTGAATGCAACGACTCCTCTTTTTACAATTCTGATTGCCCATCTGTTTACGCCCGATGAAAAAATCACGATTCATAAAGCCATCGGTTTGATAGTTGGTTTCATCGGTGTATTCTTGGTAATTGGTCCTACCGCGTTGTCGATAGCCGATATAACTCCACAACTTGCGGTACTTACCGCTACGTGTTCATATGCAATTGCTGGTGTTTTTGGACGTCGCTTCCATACCTTAGGGTTGGATCCTCTTGTTACCGCAACTGGCCAAGTTATATCTTCGACGGCGATTCTTGTTCCGATCACGCTGTTAACAAATTACTCGTTTCTAAGACAGGCTACGACTTCACTGCCAGTATTTGGATCATTAATTGGCCTCGGACTATTTTCTACCGCAATAGCCTATACGATCTATTTCCTTTTACTATCTCGCGTAGGCGCCACGAATCTTCTTCTCGTAACGTTCCTTATTCCCATTACGGCGATGGTTTTGGGAGTAGCTTTTTTTAATGAACGTATCGTCACTCGGCAAGTAATCGGTATGCTAATCGTTTTCACAGGAATCATCGCTTCAAATCGACGGTGTCATCATCAAGAATAG
- a CDS encoding ATP-binding protein, which yields MHRVKSINKIVVFYVFVIMIFAGVLTSFLFFLFYVFGIFPFFVLTPVFSPLIALLISSAIGTSISAMASERILKPLNQLVTATKRISTGDFSVRVAEINDNSEIANLLRGFNHMAEELSGIEMFRNNFINDFSHEFKTPIGSIRGFARQLQNENLSPEKRTEYTDIIIKESERLTNMASNILLLNNLDNQQIITDKIEYELDEQIRNCVILLEKDWSRRNLKIDLHLDTVKIFGNEEMLSHLWINLIDNAIKYAHDNGRISITCEKTLSDIRVAITDNGKGMDNTELKHIFDKFYQGDTSHASQGNGLGLSIVKRIVDLYNGKISVESSPGYGATFTVYLPAGSSEQMKKRRAEPR from the coding sequence ATGCACAGAGTAAAATCGATTAACAAGATAGTCGTATTCTATGTCTTCGTCATCATGATATTTGCAGGAGTTCTGACATCGTTCTTATTTTTTCTTTTTTACGTATTTGGAATTTTCCCTTTCTTTGTGCTGACTCCTGTATTTTCTCCTCTGATTGCATTGCTCATAAGCAGTGCAATAGGCACTTCCATATCTGCTATGGCAAGCGAAAGGATACTCAAGCCGCTTAACCAGCTGGTAACAGCAACGAAAAGGATCTCCACCGGAGACTTCAGTGTACGTGTTGCGGAAATAAACGATAATTCTGAAATAGCGAATCTGCTGCGGGGATTTAACCATATGGCGGAAGAGCTTAGCGGTATTGAAATGTTCCGCAACAATTTTATCAACGATTTTTCACATGAATTCAAGACACCAATTGGTTCAATACGCGGATTTGCAAGGCAACTGCAGAATGAGAACCTTTCACCGGAAAAACGAACAGAGTACACGGATATTATCATCAAGGAGTCGGAACGGTTAACCAACATGGCATCCAATATTCTGCTACTTAATAATCTGGATAATCAACAGATAATCACGGATAAAATAGAATATGAGCTTGATGAACAGATTCGAAACTGCGTTATCCTGCTGGAAAAAGATTGGAGCAGAAGAAATCTAAAGATCGATCTACATCTTGATACTGTAAAGATTTTCGGCAACGAGGAAATGCTCTCACATCTCTGGATAAACCTGATTGACAATGCAATAAAGTATGCTCATGATAACGGCCGGATTTCTATTACGTGTGAAAAAACGTTGAGCGATATCAGGGTTGCAATAACTGATAACGGTAAGGGTATGGATAACACTGAATTAAAGCATATCTTTGACAAATTCTATCAGGGAGATACATCACACGCCTCACAGGGAAACGGACTTGGGCTCTCCATTGTCAAACGGATTGTGGATCTTTATAACGGGAAGATATCGGTTGAAAGTAGTCCGGGATATGGCGCTACATTTACTGTATATTTGCCTGCCGGGAGCTCTGAACAAATGAAGAAAAGAAGGGCCGAACCAAGGTAG
- a CDS encoding response regulator transcription factor → MFCILVVEDDENTRKLMKTIFLLNGYKVFVAKDGIDALDKIQDHHIDLIVLDLMMPRMDGYEFTTTLRKANNNVPILMVTAKEAPADKKKGFLVGTDDYMVKPVDEEEMLLRVKALLRRSRIVNEHRLTIGGTELDYDSFTVFREGTGIELPNKEFMLLYKLLSYPNKIFTRRSLMDELWDINSESDIRTVDVHINRLRDRFKDNPDFGIVTVRGLGYKAVSKVCTE, encoded by the coding sequence ATGTTCTGCATTCTTGTTGTGGAAGATGATGAAAACACAAGAAAATTGATGAAGACGATATTCCTTCTTAACGGTTATAAAGTCTTTGTTGCTAAAGACGGGATAGATGCCCTTGATAAAATACAAGACCATCATATCGATCTGATAGTGCTTGATCTGATGATGCCGAGGATGGATGGGTATGAGTTCACGACAACCCTCAGAAAGGCCAACAACAATGTTCCAATTCTGATGGTTACGGCAAAAGAGGCGCCTGCCGACAAAAAAAAAGGATTTCTCGTCGGTACAGACGACTACATGGTTAAGCCGGTCGATGAGGAAGAGATGCTGCTTCGGGTGAAAGCCCTTCTACGACGCTCCCGTATTGTGAATGAGCACAGGTTGACGATAGGCGGAACAGAGCTTGATTATGATTCATTTACTGTTTTCCGGGAGGGAACAGGCATTGAACTGCCCAATAAGGAGTTTATGCTGCTGTATAAGCTTCTCTCCTATCCAAACAAGATTTTTACCAGGCGCAGCCTGATGGATGAACTATGGGATATAAACTCCGAAAGCGACATCCGCACAGTGGATGTTCATATAAATCGTCTGCGCGACAGGTTCAAGGATAACCCGGATTTTGGAATAGTGACTGTTCGCGGACTCGGTTACAAGGCGGTGAGCAAGGTATGCACAGAGTAA
- the dnaK gene encoding molecular chaperone DnaK, whose translation MPKIIGIDLGTTNSCVAIMEGSESVIITNSEGERTTPSVVAFSENGERLVGRAALNQAVINHERTVSSIKREMGNDYRVNIDGKKYSPQEISAMILQKLKADAEAYLGEKVTDAVITVPAYFTDAQRQATKDAGKIAGLNVQRIINEPTAAAVAYGVDKEASQKVMVYDLGGGTFDVSILDINSGLIEVLATAGNNRLGGDDFDNCIIEYIVNEFKKDQHFNLSKDPVAMQRVKEAAAKAKIELSSLSSSTINLPFITAKSSKPLNLEMSLTRRKFDELTSHLVDSTMGPMQQAIRDSGLSKEQINKVLLVGGSTRIPAVQNAVKQFTGKEPSKGINPDECVARGAALQGGVLIGKVKDLLLLDVTPLSLGIETMGGVCSKIIERNTTLPTQKSQIFTTAANFQTSVDIHVLQGERDMAKHNKTLGKFKLNGIRRAPRGVPQIEVTFTIDANGIVKVSAKDLGTGKEQNITITSSSNLSQEEIDRAIREAKEYEAEDAKNKEEATAKNNAEQLIYRASALMKKLDKDDKIKLGGSVKVVRKALKSKDKRQIADACNELSVILETMEQKFPQDDGTKEKE comes from the coding sequence ATGCCTAAGATTATCGGTATCGATTTGGGAACGACCAATTCCTGTGTTGCGATCATGGAAGGGAGTGAGTCTGTTATAATAACGAACTCGGAAGGAGAACGCACCACGCCCTCTGTGGTTGCCTTTTCTGAAAACGGCGAACGCCTCGTCGGAAGAGCGGCCCTTAATCAGGCGGTAATCAATCACGAACGCACCGTAAGTTCAATCAAGCGGGAGATGGGAAACGATTACAGGGTCAATATCGACGGGAAAAAATATTCACCGCAGGAAATTTCCGCCATGATATTACAAAAACTGAAGGCGGATGCAGAAGCCTATTTGGGAGAAAAGGTTACCGATGCAGTAATTACCGTACCGGCGTATTTTACCGACGCCCAGCGGCAGGCAACCAAGGACGCAGGCAAAATAGCAGGCCTTAATGTGCAGAGGATCATAAACGAACCTACGGCCGCAGCGGTGGCCTACGGTGTTGATAAGGAAGCGTCTCAAAAGGTCATGGTATACGATCTGGGCGGGGGAACCTTTGATGTTTCTATTCTGGATATAAACAGCGGACTTATCGAAGTTCTGGCTACGGCAGGGAACAATCGGCTCGGCGGAGATGATTTCGACAACTGCATAATCGAATACATCGTCAATGAATTCAAAAAGGACCAGCATTTCAATTTGTCCAAGGATCCTGTTGCCATGCAGCGTGTAAAAGAGGCCGCGGCAAAGGCAAAAATTGAACTGAGCAGCCTGAGCTCAAGCACAATCAATCTTCCTTTTATCACAGCAAAATCATCAAAACCCCTTAATTTGGAGATGAGCCTGACCCGCCGGAAATTCGACGAGCTGACGTCACACCTTGTGGATTCCACCATGGGACCTATGCAACAGGCCATACGCGATTCCGGCCTAAGCAAAGAACAGATAAACAAGGTCCTGCTTGTAGGCGGCTCAACCCGAATTCCGGCTGTACAAAACGCCGTAAAGCAGTTCACAGGCAAAGAACCTTCCAAAGGCATCAATCCGGATGAATGCGTGGCAAGAGGGGCTGCTCTCCAGGGGGGCGTTCTTATTGGGAAGGTAAAGGATCTGCTTCTCCTGGATGTAACACCGCTTTCATTGGGTATTGAAACCATGGGAGGGGTTTGTTCAAAGATAATAGAGCGCAACACCACTCTACCCACCCAAAAAAGCCAGATTTTTACAACGGCCGCAAACTTTCAAACTTCTGTAGATATCCATGTTCTGCAGGGCGAACGGGATATGGCCAAACACAACAAAACGCTTGGAAAATTCAAGCTTAATGGTATCCGGCGGGCGCCCCGAGGAGTTCCGCAGATTGAAGTCACGTTTACCATTGATGCAAATGGCATTGTAAAGGTGTCGGCAAAGGATCTCGGAACAGGAAAGGAACAAAATATCACTATCACATCTTCCTCGAACCTGAGTCAGGAGGAAATCGACAGGGCTATCCGCGAAGCCAAAGAGTATGAAGCCGAGGATGCAAAGAACAAGGAAGAGGCCACAGCAAAAAACAACGCTGAGCAGCTGATCTACCGGGCATCGGCGCTTATGAAAAAACTCGATAAAGACGACAAGATCAAACTCGGGGGATCGGTAAAGGTCGTACGAAAGGCGTTGAAAAGCAAAGACAAGCGCCAGATAGCTGATGCATGCAACGAACTTTCGGTCATACTGGAAACCATGGAGCAAAAGTTCCCGCAGGACGACGGCACTAAAGAAAAGGAGTGA
- a CDS encoding DUF5685 family protein, which yields MFGYVVANLDKLTQEETERYRSCYCGLCNALGKRHGTTSRITINYDMTFLVLFLSSLYKKGYTFSTERCIVHPSKKHNFLRNDITDFAADMNVALTYYNFLDDWKDDKKILSLIEAKLFEKEYKKVAEKHPDQCSAIYRGLEELSAIEKSGELNPDIPANCFGKLMGEITVIQKDEYSERLRRFGNALGRFIYIMDACIDLKSDIKKKCYNPMIATPSENFTAILNLLMADCIEKYRLLPIYQDKNMIENILYSGVWTKYEAKKRKKRPGKAK from the coding sequence ATGTTCGGCTACGTAGTCGCAAACCTGGATAAATTAACTCAAGAAGAGACGGAACGGTACCGCTCGTGTTACTGTGGCTTATGCAATGCGCTGGGAAAGCGACACGGAACAACAAGTCGTATTACAATCAACTACGATATGACCTTCCTTGTTCTGTTCCTTTCCTCTCTGTACAAAAAAGGATACACTTTCTCTACGGAACGCTGTATTGTCCACCCTTCCAAAAAACATAATTTTCTCAGAAATGATATAACAGACTTTGCCGCAGATATGAATGTAGCGCTTACCTATTACAATTTTCTGGATGACTGGAAGGATGACAAAAAGATTCTATCACTTATTGAAGCGAAACTGTTTGAGAAGGAATATAAAAAGGTTGCGGAAAAGCATCCTGATCAATGTTCGGCCATATACAGGGGGCTTGAAGAACTCTCTGCCATCGAAAAATCAGGAGAACTTAATCCGGATATCCCTGCGAACTGCTTCGGTAAACTGATGGGAGAGATTACGGTTATTCAGAAAGATGAATACTCGGAGCGGTTGCGGAGATTCGGTAATGCCCTGGGCAGATTCATCTATATAATGGACGCCTGCATTGATCTAAAATCGGACATAAAAAAGAAATGCTATAATCCCATGATTGCAACGCCGTCGGAAAATTTTACCGCTATTTTAAACCTGCTTATGGCCGATTGTATCGAAAAATACCGATTACTGCCCATCTATCAGGACAAAAATATGATAGAAAACATCCTCTATTCTGGTGTCTGGACAAAATATGAGGCTAAAAAAAGAAAGAAGAGGCCTGGCAAAGCGAAATGA
- a CDS encoding J domain-containing protein produces MISDPYKILGVSPGASNEEITKAYRKLARKYHPDVNHGNEEEAAKRMSEINAAYDQIKSGTASSYSSSNTGSYQSRNTGNGGNSSQQTEDPFGFGFDPFEWFTGAYGQNRQGNRASEYDQIKSFINAGYYERALKALNNIADRSAQWFYYSAIVNSQCENRITALKHAKTAVQMEPDNLEYQLVLNRIQNGGRVYQQQSKNYGMPNASLDRICLGMILSNLCCMLCGRPF; encoded by the coding sequence ATGATTTCTGATCCATACAAAATTCTCGGTGTTTCTCCCGGGGCATCAAACGAAGAAATAACAAAAGCCTATCGAAAACTGGCCAGGAAATACCATCCTGATGTGAACCACGGCAACGAAGAAGAAGCGGCTAAAAGGATGAGCGAGATAAATGCCGCCTATGATCAGATAAAAAGCGGAACCGCATCATCGTATAGCAGTAGTAATACAGGAAGTTATCAGTCCCGGAATACTGGCAATGGCGGAAATTCATCACAGCAGACAGAGGATCCTTTCGGCTTTGGGTTTGATCCGTTTGAATGGTTTACAGGAGCATACGGACAGAACCGGCAGGGAAACAGGGCTTCTGAATATGATCAGATAAAAAGTTTTATTAACGCCGGATATTACGAGCGGGCGCTCAAAGCACTTAACAATATTGCAGACAGAAGTGCTCAGTGGTTTTATTACAGCGCTATTGTGAACTCGCAGTGCGAAAACAGGATAACGGCGCTGAAACATGCAAAAACCGCAGTACAGATGGAGCCGGACAACCTGGAATATCAGCTCGTGCTGAACCGGATACAAAACGGCGGGCGTGTATATCAGCAGCAAAGCAAAAACTATGGCATGCCTAATGCTAGTCTCGACAGAATTTGTCTGGGAATGATCTTATCTAATTTGTGCTGCATGCTCTGCGGCCGACCCTTTTGA